The following are from one region of the Polyangiaceae bacterium genome:
- a CDS encoding universal stress protein produces MTHLLACIDFSPVTRDVLAHAKRMAQALGAEVTVLHVADPDPAFVGYDPGPKSVRDNVARELRAEHRELEELCDAMRGEGLSVRPLMVQGAAEARILEHAERLAVDYLVLGSHGHGALYDLLVGSVADGVMRHARVPVLMVPSHPGGKAR; encoded by the coding sequence ATGACGCACCTGCTCGCCTGCATCGACTTCTCTCCCGTGACCCGAGACGTGCTGGCTCACGCGAAGCGTATGGCCCAGGCGCTGGGTGCCGAGGTGACGGTGCTGCACGTGGCGGATCCCGACCCCGCCTTCGTGGGCTATGACCCGGGGCCGAAGAGCGTTCGGGACAACGTGGCACGTGAGCTGCGCGCGGAGCACCGCGAGCTCGAAGAGCTGTGCGACGCCATGCGCGGTGAGGGCCTGTCCGTGCGCCCGCTGATGGTGCAGGGAGCAGCCGAGGCTCGTATTCTGGAGCACGCCGAGCGCCTCGCGGTGGACTACCTCGTGCTCGGCTCCCACGGCCACGGAGCGCTGTACGATCTACTGGTGGGCAGCGTGGCGGACGGAGTGATGCGTCACGCTCGCGTGCCGGTGCTCATGGTGCCGTCACACCCCGGCGGCAAAGCTCGGTAG
- a CDS encoding response regulator, producing MGVVCAGGALLAMGFALRNWLQLARPGAALVLALVAAMGLGLAAAARWGAPPRRILDALSAVIAVMVGLVSLLSGGFVAGPLTWGLVVPMVVLVFGDVGQLGFWFVLLLGEFVGIHAYAHANAALWRTSTPQFLPTLIGILVLITLVGVVHQHQRRRHRSEKARLASALAKTERLEALGHLAAGVAHDFNNLLTILQTATDELKNHVEDDSDARRELSAIRYATDRGEALTRQLLLFGSSHAVGSTTFDMREMLRMLDPVLDHLVPASITRHISLPDGRCWVNAEQRAMEQVVVNFVVNARDAMPEGGRLAIELSRRDESVVLTVSDTGTGIAAQVMPHLFEPFFTTKPRGRGTGLGLASAHAVVRRANGQIDVSSEPGAGACFTVTLPLVEAPGAVDPSLLPPELDAERLGVVAVVDDEVAVLRAAGRVLRRRGHTVLTASDGTAALQQILKHDPPVEVLLTDVVMPAMSGAELFHSLSEKFPELRVVYMSGYAEERRVTEDVKLGLADFLPKPFDEASLSRAVASALARRS from the coding sequence TTGGGGGTGGTGTGTGCCGGAGGGGCGCTCCTCGCGATGGGCTTTGCCCTGCGAAACTGGTTGCAGCTGGCCCGCCCCGGCGCTGCTTTGGTGCTCGCGCTGGTGGCGGCGATGGGCTTGGGCCTGGCGGCGGCCGCTCGTTGGGGAGCGCCACCCCGGCGCATCCTCGACGCCCTGAGCGCCGTGATCGCGGTGATGGTGGGACTCGTGAGCCTGCTCTCCGGCGGCTTCGTGGCGGGGCCGCTCACCTGGGGTCTGGTGGTGCCCATGGTGGTGCTGGTTTTCGGCGACGTGGGCCAGCTCGGGTTCTGGTTCGTGCTGCTACTCGGGGAGTTCGTCGGCATCCACGCCTACGCTCACGCCAACGCAGCTCTCTGGCGCACCAGCACCCCGCAATTCCTGCCCACCTTGATCGGCATCTTGGTGCTGATCACCCTCGTCGGTGTCGTTCACCAGCATCAGCGCCGTCGGCACCGTTCGGAGAAGGCGAGGCTGGCGAGCGCACTGGCAAAGACCGAGCGGCTCGAGGCCCTCGGTCACCTCGCTGCCGGCGTGGCCCACGACTTCAACAACCTGCTGACCATCCTGCAGACGGCGACGGACGAGCTGAAGAACCACGTGGAGGACGACTCGGATGCTCGCCGTGAGCTTTCCGCCATACGCTACGCGACGGATCGCGGAGAAGCCCTCACTCGCCAGCTCTTGCTGTTCGGGAGCAGCCACGCCGTTGGCAGCACGACCTTCGACATGCGCGAGATGCTCCGCATGTTGGACCCCGTGTTGGATCATCTGGTGCCGGCGAGCATCACGCGCCACATTTCCTTGCCGGACGGTCGCTGCTGGGTGAACGCGGAGCAACGCGCGATGGAGCAGGTGGTCGTCAACTTCGTGGTGAACGCTCGCGACGCGATGCCGGAAGGAGGGCGTCTCGCGATCGAGCTGTCGCGTCGCGACGAGAGCGTCGTGCTCACGGTTTCGGACACCGGTACGGGCATCGCTGCTCAGGTGATGCCGCATCTGTTCGAGCCGTTCTTCACCACCAAGCCGCGCGGCCGCGGGACGGGCCTCGGGCTCGCGTCGGCTCACGCAGTGGTTCGCCGGGCGAACGGCCAGATCGACGTGAGCTCCGAGCCGGGCGCCGGGGCATGCTTCACGGTGACGCTGCCGTTGGTGGAAGCGCCGGGGGCCGTCGACCCGAGCTTGCTCCCGCCGGAGCTGGACGCCGAGCGCCTGGGCGTGGTCGCGGTGGTGGACGACGAAGTCGCGGTGCTCCGCGCGGCGGGCCGGGTGCTCCGGCGCCGGGGCCACACCGTGCTCACGGCAAGTGATGGTACCGCGGCACTCCAACAAATTCTGAAGCATGACCCGCCGGTGGAGGTGCTCTTGACGGACGTGGTGATGCCGGCCATGAGCGGAGCCGAGCTGTTTCACTCTCTCAGCGAGAAGTTCCCCGAGCTCCGGGTGGTGTACATGTCGGGCTACGCGGAAGAGCGGCGGGTGACGGAGGACGTGAAGCTCGGGCTCGCGGACTTCCTGCCCAAGCCCTTCGACGAGGCATCTTTGAGCCGGGCGGTGGCCAGCGCTCTCGCCCGTCGCAGCTGA
- a CDS encoding glutamine amidotransferase, producing MKPLGILVTGVPVPLAQERRGSFVDMIRAALADGGPRPIVAFQADADDALPAAADLGALLITGSAASVTERAPWMLRGEAWLAGVVAAGLPVFGLCFGHQMLAQALGGRVTANPRGREIGTVTIRRVADDELLSDSTFDANMTHVDSVVELPPGARRIGESDLDPNAAIRFGPRVWGVQFHPEFDATTLRAYVRQRADVLQREGFAPEALEAAASDAPRSRALLARFVARFAQG from the coding sequence GTGAAGCCACTCGGTATCCTGGTCACGGGCGTTCCGGTTCCCTTGGCCCAAGAGCGCCGCGGCAGCTTCGTGGACATGATCCGCGCGGCTCTCGCTGACGGCGGACCACGTCCGATCGTCGCCTTCCAGGCGGACGCGGACGACGCCCTGCCGGCGGCCGCCGATCTGGGGGCGCTGCTGATCACCGGCTCCGCCGCCAGCGTCACGGAGCGCGCGCCGTGGATGCTGCGTGGGGAGGCCTGGCTCGCCGGCGTGGTCGCCGCAGGACTACCCGTGTTCGGTCTGTGTTTCGGCCATCAGATGTTGGCCCAGGCCCTGGGTGGGCGCGTGACGGCCAACCCGCGCGGCCGGGAGATCGGCACCGTCACCATCCGGCGGGTCGCGGACGACGAGCTGCTGTCGGATTCGACCTTCGACGCCAACATGACTCACGTGGATTCCGTCGTGGAGCTGCCTCCCGGGGCTCGCCGGATCGGTGAGAGCGATCTGGATCCCAACGCGGCCATCCGGTTCGGCCCCCGGGTCTGGGGCGTGCAGTTCCACCCCGAGTTCGACGCCACCACCCTTCGGGCCTACGTCCGCCAGCGGGCGGACGTGCTGCAACGGGAGGGATTTGCTCCGGAAGCGCTGGAGGCGGCGGCGTCCGACGCGCCCCGGAGCCGCGCTCTGCTCGCGCGCTTCGTGGCCCGCTTCGCTCAAGGTTAG
- a CDS encoding dipeptide epimerase, with amino-acid sequence MSHIVSITAEPMDIELTEPFGIAGGAQEVAANVLVQVTLGDGSVGLGEGAPFTVVSGETQGRTLERVRDAAQALLGSDARRFLDLANRIREACGDAPSARCALETAVLDAALRSAGLSMWHFFGGRVAELESDVTIVTGDVPSAVSAARAAVAAGFSMLKVKVGEGVELDRARLDAIKSVAPDARLVLDANGGFDAVEAIELVNAVGRERIALFEQPTPAQDLDGLRRVRAHVRVAADESARGAADVVRLGLEAAADVVNVKIMKTGIAEALDVIATARSFGLGLMVGGMVESSLAMTTSACLAAGQGGFEVVDLDTPLFLRNDPTRGGMLRHGARIRVDGIAAGHGVTR; translated from the coding sequence ATGTCCCACATCGTGAGCATCACGGCCGAGCCCATGGACATCGAGCTCACGGAGCCCTTCGGCATTGCCGGGGGCGCGCAGGAAGTCGCCGCCAACGTGCTCGTCCAGGTGACCCTGGGAGACGGCAGCGTCGGGCTCGGCGAAGGGGCGCCCTTCACGGTGGTGAGCGGCGAGACGCAGGGCAGGACGCTGGAGCGGGTCCGCGACGCAGCGCAGGCGTTGCTCGGCAGCGATGCTCGCCGCTTCCTCGACCTCGCGAACCGCATCCGGGAAGCCTGCGGCGACGCTCCCAGCGCGCGCTGCGCACTGGAGACCGCGGTGCTCGACGCCGCCCTGAGGAGCGCGGGCCTTTCCATGTGGCACTTCTTCGGCGGCAGGGTGGCCGAGCTCGAAAGCGACGTCACCATCGTCACGGGCGACGTCCCCAGCGCGGTGAGCGCAGCCCGCGCGGCCGTCGCCGCGGGTTTCTCGATGCTCAAGGTGAAGGTCGGCGAAGGCGTGGAGCTCGACCGCGCCCGTCTCGACGCAATCAAGAGCGTCGCCCCCGACGCGCGCCTGGTGCTCGACGCCAACGGGGGCTTCGACGCAGTAGAAGCGATCGAGCTGGTGAACGCCGTCGGACGCGAGCGCATCGCGCTCTTCGAGCAGCCGACCCCCGCCCAAGATCTGGACGGCCTGCGGCGAGTCCGCGCGCACGTGCGCGTGGCAGCCGACGAGAGCGCGCGAGGCGCCGCGGATGTCGTGCGCCTGGGCCTGGAAGCCGCCGCTGACGTGGTCAACGTGAAGATCATGAAGACGGGCATCGCCGAGGCCTTGGACGTGATCGCGACGGCGCGCTCCTTCGGCCTGGGCCTGATGGTGGGCGGAATGGTGGAGAGCTCGCTGGCGATGACCACCTCTGCGTGCCTGGCGGCCGGCCAGGGAGGCTTCGAAGTCGTCGACCTCGACACGCCGCTGTTCCTTCGCAACGACCCCACGCGCGGCGGAATGCTGCGCCACGGAGCGCGCATCCGAGTCGACGGCATCGCCGCGGGTCACGGCGTCACCCGCTGA
- a CDS encoding HAD-IG family 5'-nucleotidase: MPASPATDRQLLLPLPGISEGDAAGSRIPRIDRVFVNRNLRMSGIEWVGFDMDYTIAIYNQAAMDALSIELTVERMVKRGYPAYLKQLSYDTRFPIRGLLIDKRHGHILKMDRHKMVLKGYHGMQRLKRDALLELYHHKRIRPHTPRYHWIDTLFALSEVTAYAAIVESLEQRGERVDFDRVFADVRAAIDEAHRDGAVYATVTADLARFVELDAELARTLHKLRSSGKKLFLLTNSPWAYTDQMLRFLLGSAMAEYPSWHHYFDVVVCSAQKPVWFQEGRPFMERDGEVLRHVKALERGRVYEGGNLRDFERLTGVRGSAVLYVGDHIYGDILRSKKESSWRTAMIIQELDSEVAALEAELPDMTRIRELYEIRDKLEDELRFYQARYKEHAKAQNGNGADREAERTRIKRAIERIRTELRHVEAEHGSLVERVDAAFHPYWGSLLKEEHEMSMFGLQVNMYADIYTRRVSCLGAYSPQQFFRSPHDLMPHEL, from the coding sequence GTGCCAGCGTCCCCCGCCACCGACCGGCAGCTCCTCCTTCCCCTGCCCGGGATCTCCGAAGGCGATGCAGCCGGCAGCCGTATCCCGCGAATCGACCGCGTCTTCGTCAACCGAAACCTGCGGATGAGCGGCATCGAGTGGGTCGGGTTCGACATGGACTACACCATCGCCATTTACAATCAGGCGGCGATGGACGCGCTGAGCATCGAGCTCACCGTCGAGCGCATGGTGAAGCGCGGCTACCCCGCATACCTGAAGCAACTCTCCTACGACACTCGCTTTCCGATTCGCGGCCTGCTCATCGACAAGCGCCACGGTCACATCCTGAAGATGGACCGCCACAAGATGGTGTTGAAGGGCTACCACGGCATGCAGCGGCTCAAGCGCGACGCTCTGCTCGAGCTGTATCACCACAAGCGCATCCGTCCGCACACGCCTCGCTACCACTGGATCGACACGCTCTTCGCCCTCAGCGAGGTCACGGCCTACGCCGCCATCGTGGAGTCCCTCGAGCAACGCGGCGAACGAGTCGACTTCGATCGCGTGTTCGCCGACGTCCGGGCCGCCATCGACGAAGCTCATCGCGATGGCGCGGTATACGCCACCGTGACGGCGGATCTGGCTCGCTTCGTGGAGCTCGATGCCGAGCTCGCTCGCACGCTGCACAAGCTGCGTTCCTCGGGGAAGAAGCTGTTCCTGCTGACCAACTCCCCGTGGGCCTACACCGACCAGATGCTGCGATTCCTGCTCGGCAGCGCCATGGCCGAGTACCCGAGCTGGCACCACTATTTCGACGTCGTGGTCTGCTCCGCCCAGAAGCCGGTGTGGTTTCAGGAAGGGCGTCCGTTCATGGAGCGGGATGGCGAGGTTCTCCGTCACGTCAAGGCGCTGGAACGCGGTCGCGTGTACGAAGGCGGGAACCTGCGGGACTTCGAACGCCTCACCGGGGTACGCGGATCCGCCGTGCTCTACGTCGGAGACCACATTTACGGCGACATCTTGAGATCCAAGAAGGAGTCGTCGTGGCGGACGGCGATGATCATCCAAGAGCTCGACAGCGAAGTCGCGGCTCTGGAAGCCGAGCTTCCGGACATGACCCGCATTCGTGAGCTCTACGAGATCCGCGACAAGCTGGAGGATGAGCTTCGCTTCTATCAGGCGCGGTACAAGGAGCACGCCAAGGCGCAAAACGGCAACGGCGCCGACCGCGAGGCCGAGCGCACCCGCATCAAGCGAGCCATCGAGCGCATCCGGACGGAACTTCGCCACGTCGAAGCCGAGCACGGATCCCTGGTGGAACGGGTGGACGCGGCGTTTCACCCCTACTGGGGCTCGCTGCTCAAGGAAGAGCACGAGATGAGCATGTTCGGGCTTCAGGTGAACATGTACGCGGACATCTACACCCGCCGGGTGTCCTGCCTCGGTGCCTACTCACCGCAGCAGTTCTTCCGCTCCCCGCACGACCTCATGCCCCACGAGCTATAG
- a CDS encoding MotA/TolQ/ExbB proton channel family protein: MNLVEWLQRLMSNFGAGWVMWLLIVLSIISVAIMLERAWFYWSLRDDLASLASQLRDLLRNGDLDGAKQRMQKSPSAEAAVVSAGLLEADRGAKAADEAMKGAAALQRMKLERRLAFLGTLGNNAPFIGLFGTVIGVVQAFEALGRQNPGAAQAAAAASTMAPQEVMSAIAEALVATAVGLAVAIPAVAMYNVFQRKAKAILANTEALSRVLLAHLVAVDAGTAAPVVEKKSSKKREPEEDED; this comes from the coding sequence ATGAATCTCGTTGAGTGGCTACAGCGCCTGATGAGCAACTTCGGCGCTGGCTGGGTCATGTGGCTGTTGATCGTGCTCAGCATCATCTCAGTGGCCATCATGCTGGAGCGGGCGTGGTTCTATTGGTCCCTTCGGGACGACCTGGCCTCCCTGGCGTCGCAACTGAGAGATCTGCTCCGCAATGGCGATCTCGACGGCGCCAAGCAGCGGATGCAGAAGTCCCCGAGCGCAGAGGCGGCCGTGGTGAGCGCTGGCCTTCTGGAGGCGGATCGCGGAGCCAAGGCGGCAGACGAGGCAATGAAGGGCGCCGCCGCACTGCAACGCATGAAGCTCGAGCGGCGGTTGGCGTTCTTGGGCACCCTCGGCAACAACGCGCCGTTCATCGGCTTGTTCGGCACGGTCATCGGCGTGGTGCAGGCCTTCGAGGCGCTCGGGCGCCAGAACCCCGGTGCCGCCCAGGCCGCCGCGGCAGCCTCGACCATGGCCCCGCAAGAGGTGATGAGCGCCATCGCCGAGGCGTTGGTCGCAACGGCCGTGGGTCTGGCCGTCGCCATTCCCGCGGTCGCCATGTACAACGTGTTTCAGCGCAAGGCGAAGGCCATCCTCGCCAACACGGAAGCGTTGAGCCGAGTGCTCCTCGCGCATCTGGTGGCGGTGGACGCGGGCACCGCAGCACCGGTCGTCGAGAAGAAGTCGAGCAAGAAGCGCGAGCCGGAAGAAGACGAGGACTGA
- a CDS encoding biopolymer transporter ExbD, with the protein MAGGTNDDDDGLISGINVTPLVDVTLVLLIIFMVTARIIVSQGLPMDLPKAASGEEVQQIFSVELTADGKTVVDSKPVPSDESIQQLAKDAKTKNKDLRAVIRADRKVEHGRVIHVLDLLKRAGVAKIAFAVSKEGTDVDTVPAK; encoded by the coding sequence GTGGCCGGCGGAACCAACGACGACGACGACGGCTTGATCAGCGGCATCAACGTGACGCCGCTGGTGGACGTCACGCTGGTGTTGCTCATCATCTTCATGGTGACGGCCCGCATCATCGTGTCTCAGGGCCTTCCCATGGACCTGCCCAAGGCCGCCAGCGGCGAGGAGGTCCAACAGATCTTCTCGGTGGAGCTCACGGCGGACGGCAAGACCGTGGTGGACTCGAAGCCGGTACCCAGCGACGAGTCCATCCAGCAGCTGGCCAAGGACGCAAAGACCAAGAACAAGGACCTTCGCGCAGTCATCCGCGCGGATCGGAAAGTGGAACATGGCCGCGTGATCCACGTCCTGGACTTGCTCAAGCGCGCAGGCGTGGCAAAGATCGCATTCGCCGTGTCGAAAGAGGGGACTGACGTCGACACCGTTCCGGCCAAATGA
- a CDS encoding cyclic nucleotide-binding domain-containing protein translates to MSERVEQLRQIDLFAGLKQEALELIARVATEEAHATGTKIFQHGDAGDKLYLILEGKVRISREVPGMGEEALAVLGAGEVFGEMALLDESPRSADARVHDRCRLLAIPKDGFDDLLFLHKDLAYEVLWSIVRMLLGRLRETNNKLTFLSISGKF, encoded by the coding sequence ATGAGCGAGCGCGTAGAGCAACTCCGGCAGATCGATCTTTTTGCAGGGCTCAAACAGGAGGCCCTGGAGCTGATCGCGCGCGTGGCGACGGAAGAGGCGCACGCCACGGGGACCAAGATCTTTCAGCACGGCGACGCGGGGGACAAGCTGTACCTGATCCTCGAAGGCAAGGTGCGCATCAGTCGCGAAGTGCCCGGCATGGGAGAAGAAGCGCTGGCCGTGTTGGGCGCTGGTGAAGTGTTCGGCGAGATGGCGCTGCTCGATGAATCACCGCGCTCCGCCGATGCCCGCGTGCACGATCGCTGCCGCCTGCTCGCGATCCCCAAAGATGGCTTCGACGATCTGCTCTTCTTGCACAAGGATCTCGCCTACGAGGTGCTGTGGAGCATCGTGCGGATGCTGCTCGGCCGCCTGCGGGAGACGAACAACAAGCTCACGTTCCTGTCCATCAGCGGAAAATTCTGA
- the lexA gene encoding transcriptional repressor LexA, with amino-acid sequence MQGLTKRQEQTLDFIRRSIQERGYPPTLREIGEHMGIKSTNGVNDHLRALERKGYLRREDMKSRALKLVEDAVAQPDEDDLIEIQVLGRVAAGAPLLADENVIDTVRIDKMMVRGGRDVFGLRVSGDSMIDAGIFSGDYIFVKKQATAERGDIVVALIGDEATVKYYYPERDYVRFQPANAQMAPILVRATDFRSTMLLGKVIGVFRRI; translated from the coding sequence ATGCAGGGACTCACCAAGCGCCAAGAGCAGACGCTGGACTTCATCCGCCGTTCCATCCAAGAGCGGGGTTATCCGCCCACCCTTCGAGAGATCGGTGAGCACATGGGCATCAAGTCCACGAACGGCGTGAACGATCACCTGCGCGCTCTCGAGCGCAAAGGCTATCTCCGCCGCGAGGACATGAAGAGCCGCGCCCTCAAGCTGGTGGAAGACGCCGTCGCCCAGCCGGACGAGGACGACCTGATCGAGATCCAGGTGCTGGGCCGCGTGGCCGCGGGAGCGCCGCTCCTGGCGGACGAAAACGTCATCGATACGGTGCGTATCGACAAGATGATGGTGCGCGGCGGACGGGACGTTTTCGGCCTCCGCGTCAGCGGGGATTCGATGATCGACGCTGGAATCTTCAGCGGCGACTACATCTTCGTGAAGAAGCAGGCCACCGCGGAGCGGGGCGACATCGTGGTCGCGCTGATCGGCGACGAAGCCACCGTGAAGTACTACTACCCAGAGCGCGACTACGTCCGCTTCCAGCCGGCCAACGCGCAGATGGCACCCATCCTGGTGCGCGCCACGGACTTCCGCTCGACCATGCTCCTCGGCAAGGTCATCGGCGTCTTCCGCCGCATCTGA
- a CDS encoding DUF4398 domain-containing protein, with amino-acid sequence MPGRRGTWIGAAAVLLVAVTGCGNTLYAIQANSASSKVEEAKELGAEKYAPYEYYYAKAHLEKAETEAAEADYGDAATLAETAEEYADKAIRLSREAHRGGGR; translated from the coding sequence ATGCCAGGGCGGCGCGGGACTTGGATAGGTGCAGCCGCGGTACTGCTCGTGGCGGTGACCGGGTGTGGAAACACGCTCTATGCCATTCAGGCGAACTCCGCTTCTTCCAAGGTGGAGGAAGCGAAGGAGCTGGGCGCGGAGAAGTACGCTCCCTACGAGTACTACTACGCAAAAGCGCACCTCGAGAAAGCGGAAACGGAAGCCGCCGAAGCCGACTACGGCGACGCTGCAACGCTGGCCGAGACTGCAGAGGAGTACGCGGACAAGGCCATTCGCTTGTCGCGTGAAGCGCATCGTGGAGGGGGTCGCTGA
- a CDS encoding OmpA family protein has protein sequence MPRPLRAFALVIAVLVIAFAGCAQAPKLRGQIEGLSQLTKQAERNGAVRCAPRELALAQSHLKFAEIELEQGFVSKAQKHLWIAEPNAHAAVFLSPPQYCAERGFVEAPKPKPAPGDRDGDGYLDPEDGCPDEPENFNGYKDEDGCPDDPDTDGDGLTDSVDSCVLEPEDKDNYLDEDGCPDVDNDLDGILDSADKCPNDPEDPDGYQDEDGCPDPDNDKDTVPDVKDQCPNEIGSATKEPLGCPTKPALVVVTDCEVKITQQIHFAYNKATIRKESYPVLDAVVEVLDKNPEIKIEVQGHTDNRGSAAYNKRLSNQRAGSVMKYLVSHGVSASRLTFKGYGFDRPLVPNTSPQNMALNRRVQFVRTEGTKEGCPKTGNN, from the coding sequence ATGCCGCGTCCGCTTCGAGCATTCGCTCTCGTCATCGCCGTACTGGTGATCGCCTTTGCCGGTTGTGCACAGGCACCCAAGCTGCGCGGTCAAATCGAAGGGCTGAGCCAGCTCACCAAGCAGGCCGAGCGCAACGGCGCCGTTCGCTGCGCGCCGCGAGAGCTCGCACTGGCCCAGAGCCACTTGAAGTTCGCGGAGATCGAGCTGGAGCAAGGCTTCGTCTCCAAGGCGCAGAAGCACCTCTGGATCGCGGAGCCCAACGCGCATGCGGCGGTGTTCCTGTCGCCGCCCCAGTATTGCGCGGAACGCGGTTTCGTGGAGGCTCCCAAGCCAAAGCCGGCTCCGGGAGACCGGGACGGCGACGGCTACCTGGACCCGGAGGATGGCTGTCCGGACGAGCCGGAGAACTTCAACGGCTACAAGGACGAAGACGGCTGCCCGGATGATCCGGACACGGACGGCGACGGCCTGACGGACTCGGTCGACTCCTGCGTGCTCGAGCCCGAGGACAAGGACAACTACCTCGACGAGGACGGCTGCCCCGACGTGGACAACGACCTCGACGGCATCCTGGACAGCGCCGACAAGTGCCCGAACGATCCGGAAGATCCGGACGGCTACCAGGACGAAGACGGCTGTCCCGATCCCGACAACGACAAGGACACGGTTCCGGACGTGAAGGATCAGTGCCCGAACGAAATCGGCTCGGCCACGAAGGAACCGCTGGGTTGTCCGACCAAGCCCGCGTTGGTGGTGGTGACGGACTGCGAGGTGAAGATCACCCAGCAGATCCACTTCGCCTACAACAAGGCCACCATCCGCAAGGAAAGCTACCCGGTGCTCGACGCCGTGGTGGAGGTGCTGGACAAGAACCCCGAGATCAAGATCGAGGTTCAAGGCCACACGGACAACCGCGGTAGCGCCGCCTACAACAAGCGGCTGAGCAATCAGCGCGCAGGCTCCGTGATGAAGTACCTGGTGAGCCATGGCGTTTCCGCCAGCCGGCTCACGTTCAAGGGCTACGGCTTCGATCGGCCCCTGGTGCCCAACACCTCCCCCCAGAACATGGCGCTCAACCGCCGCGTTCAGTTCGTGCGTACCGAAGGCACCAAGGAAGGCTGCCCGAAGACCGGTAACAACTGA